The Glycine max cultivar Williams 82 chromosome 12, Glycine_max_v4.0, whole genome shotgun sequence genome window below encodes:
- the LOC102662302 gene encoding uncharacterized protein, protein MPGILSRLNATIYCRIREAITRQQGVPTSLYRSSALPLCSLTSSHTLHTKSMITASHSNAMLGDVYAYGLISGRGSVRDFTKPAVGCLRGSVNLRRLQPLYGPLSFGCSTFDANRRIRDSSLLHGSWLKNFSASSSACYSAGAAHAVSFDGSPPDEQLANSSFSPDPYVIVVLNILNSISP, encoded by the coding sequence ATGCCTGGCATTCTCTCAAGGCTGAATGCAACCATTTACTGTCGCATTCGGGAAGCAATAACAAGGCAACAAGGAGTGCCGACATCCTTGTACAGAAGTTCAGCTTTGCCTCTTTGTTCGCTCACTTCAAGTCACACACTTCACACAAAATCAATGATTACTGCCTCACATTCCAATGCTATGCTGGGAGATGTTTATGCTTATGGCTTAATCTCAGGTCGTGGTAGTGTGCGAGACTTCACAAAGCCTGCTGTAGGTTGCTTGAGGGGTAGTGTGAATCTAAGGAGACTACAACCATTGTATGGTCCTTTGAGTTTTGGGTGTTCTACTTTTGATGCTAATAGGAGGATCCGGGATTCGAGTTTGCTGCATGGATCATGGCTCAAGAATTTCTCAGCCTCTTCTTCTGCTTGCTACTCAGCCGGGGCTGCACATGCTGTCTCATTTGATGGAAGCCCTCCTGATGAACAGCTTGCAAATTCCTCTTTTTCGCCTGACCCGTATGTAATTGTTGTTCTTAATATTTTGAATTCTATTTCTCCATGA